ATAAAGCCACAAAGGGTTTTTTCTTGGTACTCGTATTCATATATTCCTAAATTTCTGATGACAACTTCCACAAACACATTTACCTCAAACAAAACTTGGATTTGGCAGGGTTTCCCTATCTCCTATCAAACTCAAGGAACTAATGGCCCCGCAGTGGTTCTCGTGCATGGCTTTGGAGCCTCATGGTGGCACTGGCGGAAAAATATTCCAATGTTAGCAGAAAATTGTCGCGTTTATGCCATTGATTTGATTGGCTTTGGTGGTTCAGCTAAACCTCAACCACAGAAAGAAATTAACTACACCCTCGAAACATGGGGAGAGCAGTTAGCAGACTTTTGTCGGGAAGTCGTGGGTGAACCTGCTTTTTTAGTCGGAAATTCCATTGGCTGTATTGTGGTGTTACAAGCAGCAGTCAGCAACCCGGATATGGCTTTAGGAGTAGCGTTACTCAACTGTTCCTTACGATTGTTACACGATCGCAAACGGGAAACACTACCCTGGTCGCGTCGCTTCGGCGCGCCAATTCTCCAGAAAATATTATCTATCAAACCAGTTGGTCAGTTTTTCTTCAATCAAGTTGCTAAACCCAAGACAGTACGGAAGATTTTACTTCAAGCCTACGCTAATGCAGAGATAGTCACAGACGAGTTGGTTGATATTCTCACAGCACCAGCAAAAGACCCAGGCGCTGTAGCCGTGTTTCTCGCCTTTACTTCTTACTCTACAGGCCCTCTAGCAGAAGACCTTTTACCTTTACTATCTTGTCCTGCGATTATTCTCTGGGGAACAGCCGACCCCTGGGAACCAGTAGACTTAGGTAGAGAATTAGCTAACTACCCACAAGTGCAAAAATTTATCCCCTTAGAAGGGGTGGGACATTGCCCCCAAGATGAAGCGCCGGAGTTAGTCAATCCGATTTTACTCGATTGGATAGGCGATCGCTACGCCTCTAATCATTAAATCATTAGACATCGACCGAATTCAACACCCTTGTAGAGACGTTCATGGAACGTCTCTACTGTGTTCTAATTAACCAAAAACTGCTGTAAACTATTGAATTACCCAGTTTGTGGACTTTGCCAACTTAAAACCACAAGCCACGACCTGCGAAACCACGAGCTACCCAGCCACGACCAACGCCACCGTAGCCACCAAAGCCACGACCAACGCCACCGTAGCCACCAAAGCCACGACCAACGCCACCGTAGCCACCAAAGCCACGACCAACGCCACGACCATAGCCACCGTAGCCACCAAAGCCGAAGCCACCAGAAACATCCTGCTGTTCTTCTGTGGATAAATCCATCAACAAATCAGATTGGAGTTCTTGAACTGACATAATTTTTACCTCAAATTCGTCCATAGTTGGTACACACTTATGCACAAAAAATATGGAAGTGTAGTACCTATGCTTTCATTTATAAATAAAGTTTATAGTAATTAAATTGTCCCAAAGCCATAAAAAAATAGGCTAATAATACACCTTTTGGTTCATGTAAAATTCAGTTTTAAATCAAGTTATTTTTTTATACAAATGCTCATATTAAATAACGATATAAGCTATTTTTTATTGCTTAAATATATGTTAATCGCACAAAATATAATTCAAAATCTCTCTCCTTAGATAAGAAAGTCTGTAAATATTCCTCTTCTCTTGTAGAGAAGAGGACAGTTATACCAATTTTGAAAATAATCACGACAGATGGATTTACAAAACCCTGGTATACAAAGGTATTCATAATCCATAGTCTAAAATCTAAAATCCAAAATCGGATTAGGTTTCGAGGACTTTGATATTTACTAGAATCTCTACAAATATCCTCTAAAAGTCTTTTTCGCCGGCGCTATTAGAAACCACCGCCAAAACCACCACCAGGACCGCCAGAAGGTTGTCCAGTAATGAAGCCAAGAATTGTAACTGGGAAACTTTGACCGCGAGAATCAGTGAGGTTACCAGTAACGATAATATCAGGACGACGTGCTTGACCCCCAGATAAAAGTTCTTGTGACTCTGCGGATAACTCCACAAATAAATCAGGTTGAATGATTTTTTCTGACATAATTTTTTGCCTCAATTTAGTACATAGATGATATAACAACCGCCAAGTTGTTAGGACATGGAAAAAGCCTCAAACCAAGTCACAGCAAGTTTTTCACTTTTGACTTTTGCTATAAGTAGCACCCATACCAGAAATATTTCTGGGTGGGTGCAAAATTACGGCTCAGATTTTACGTTGTACTGTAAAAAATGTGCTGATTAGACAAGACTATTCGCGAAGTAGAAATCATGGTAATACTCAGTCTTTATTTAATGACTTCAAGAATACCAGTCAAGCGAATGGGAATACGGCGAACACGACCTTCAGAACGGCGATCATCTCTACCAAAATCACGATCATCTCTACCAAAATCGCGATCATATCTACCAAAATCCCCACCATCTCTATCAAAACCGCGTTCGTCAGGTCTCATTTGAAAGGTTGGCCCTTGTCCACCAGCTAAAAGCTGTTGTTGCTCTGCGGATAACTCTTCAAACAAATCAGATTTTGTGATTTGGGCTGACATAATTTTGTGCCTCACTTACTTACTTAAGGTGTGTAATCACCTATGTTTTTATTATTAACTATTAGCGAATTATTTAAATTATTCTTAGGTTAGAAACTTATCAGGTTATTTTACTTCCTTGGACTCATGTAAATAAGTTGATTTTTGTTTGATTATATTTTTTGTATATTATTCATGTCTACATATCAATTTGACCCCTGCAATTATAGAGGTTGTTTTTTTCTGCAAATGATGCACGAAAATTCAAAAGCCAAGTTTCCCTACTGATTATAAAAATAGGGAACCTGGGCAAAATGTGTTATTAACCAAGAGATTATTTACGAAGTCAATCCACTGATAATTTTAGCTATGAAATTATTCACACTATTACGATTAGCACTAAAACTCGGTAATCTAAACGTTGTAGATGATGCCATAGTAATCTGTGAGAAAGTGTATTTAGTACTTTGAGAACCAGATTCATCTTCTGCAAGATTTAAATTATTATTTGCCTCAGTTTCAATGTCAGTTTTCTGAAAGAAAAAATTACTGGTTCCTAGTATACCTTCTTCTTGCCCACCAGCTAGGCTCTCTTGCTCTTCTTCAGACAGAGACCGGAAAAGAAATGAATTATTTGATGTATTATTTTCAGACATGATTGTACTTGCTCACACCAGAGGAAATTGTCATAATGATAAAAACTTTTGATGCTCTCCTTTTTCTGCTAGAAATGTCTCTGGAGTTCCTTCTAATTGCACTTCACCTGTCTCTAACATCACAATCCAATCAGCTCGCTTGACAACGCTGGGGCGATGGGTAATTAAAACTGTAGTTTTGCCTTTTCGGTAGTCCAAAATTGCATCTAATACGCTAGCTTCACTCACTGGGTCGAGTCCGGCGGTGGCTTCATCTAAAATTAAGACAGGTGGATTAGTCAGAATACCTCTGGCGATCGCTAATCTTTGTCTTTGTCCACCAGAGAGATTCGCCCCAAATTCACCCAACACAGTTTGATATTTACTGGGAAGTTGACTGATAAAGCTATCTGCATCCGCAATCTCGCAAGCTTTGACAATTTCCTCAAAAGAAATATAGGGCGTTCCTAAACGGAAATTCTCTAAAATCGAGCGACTCCAAAAATGAGGTTCTTGGGGTACATAAACTATTTGCTGTCGCAGACAATCCAGGGCGATATCATCGAGGTTAAAGGAGCCAATGCGGATATTACCAGAATTGGGCTGATATAAACCTGCTAACAGTTTTGCTAAGGTACTTTTACCACAACCAGATTTACCAATTAAAGCGATCGCTTGTCCACCAGGTAACTTTAAGGAAAAATCTTCTAACAAATCAACTCTACCAGGGTGGTGAAATGTCAGATGAGAACAATGGATATCTGCACTACCGGAAATTTGCGCCACAGGCTTTTGACTACCTCCCACCACCTCCGGTGTTGCATCAATGACTTCTAAAAGCCGAGAAACTGCTGTTTGAGAGCGAAAATATTCATCTACTAAACCCACTAAGGAATTAATTAAACTCAGAACATTCACCTGTAGCACATTAAAAGCCAGCATTTGACCGATACTTAATTCTCCCTGAATCACCAAGATACTTCCTAACCCCAATAAAGCTACAGCACCAATACTCGAAAGGAGTCGAGAAAGAGTACTGTTAATAATTCCGATTTGTACAGTACTAAAAGTCAGATTGGCTAGACGACCAAAACGACTTTGAAATTCTTCCCAAAATTGGGGACCAGCGTTCGTAGTTTTCAGTACCTGTGCGCCCTTAAATGTTTCTACCAACACCCCTTGATTTTCCGCCCCCAAGACTAAAAGACTGCGAGTTTTTTGTTGGAGAATCGGTAAAAAAGGCAGAGTCGATAAAGTCATTAAAGCACCGACTAGGATAACTGCTAATGTTAGTTTCCAACTATAAAACAACATTAAGCCCAAAGAAATCACTGCAATAAAAAACTTACTCGGTAAAAGCACAACTATCTGTGATACCAACTGATTAATATGATTGATATCTCGTAATCGGCTAGTGATTTCACCACTCCGGCGGGCTTCGTAATAATTCAAAGGTAACTGAAGCATCTTACGCCCAAATTCCAAAACTAGCCCTAATTGCAATCGTTGACCAAAGTGAGCAATCATTGTCGATTGCAATAATTGTAAAGTGCTGCTAAATAGAGTCATAACTACAACTGCGGCGACGACAACAGTTAGTAGTTGCACATCTCCACGTACTAAAACATCATCTGTGAGAATTTGGATAAGTACCGGAGAACCCAAGGCCAGTACACCCAAAGCAATATTCATCATTAAAACCTGAGTCAGCAAACCACGATAAGGCAAAATCCGCTTCAAAAAGCGTCCAAAGCCACCCATTGGTTTGTCTTGAGGCTGATCAAAAAAGCGGTCTGGATCTGGTTCTAGTAAGAGCATCACGCCATTCCAAGCAGCTGTTAACTCTTTTCGGTCAACATAACGAATACCCACAGATGGATCAGCAATTACATACTTTTTGCCCTGTTGGTTATATAAAACTACCCAATGATGTCCTTGCCAATGGATAATGGCTGGTAATTGCACTTCTTTGATTCTGTCGATAATTTCTGGCGAGGCTTTAACTGCTCTAGCATTAAAACCTAAATTCTCAGAGCCACGTTTTAAACCTAATAAAGTTGTTCCTAGTTGTCCAGTTCCGACTGATTCTCGACTGCGATTAATGCTTAAAAATCGGCCGTAATGTTTGCTAATTGTCGCCAGACAAGCTGCTCCACAATCTTCTTCGCTTAATTGTGAAACGCACGGATAGTTTTTCTGAAGTTTAATTAAACCAAACATAATTTAATTCGTAATTCGTAGTTCGTAATTCGTAATTCGTAGTTCGTAGTTCGTAGTTCGTAATTTGTAATTCGTAATTTGTAATTCGTAATTACAGAAGTTTGCTAGTGAATGCAGTAGACATCTTGATATTCTTAATTTTGTGGGGTGGGCATCTTGCCCGCCCTTGTGTATGGCATTTATATATAGAGTAGGACTTACGCAAGAACTCTCTGAAACCTTCTTAACTTCTCCCAAAGGGAGAGGCTAGCGCCAACGTGTCCTTCGTGTCCTTCTCCCAAGGGGAGACGCTTCGCGAACGTGGTTCGTTTTTCCATAATTTTGCGTAAGTCCTGTAGAGAATTTAACCCCCAACATTTCTCAGAAATCTGTGATTAATCTGGCTTTGCGGAGAATGAAATTAAGTACGGTTTCCTGTCGGGAAATAATATCAGCTCGACCTTTCATTCCTGGTTTGAGATGACATTGATGATTCTCTCTACCTACATAAGTGGTTTCGGCTTCTATGGTGGTTTCATAGCCGACTGTCTGGGTAGCCCCTTGAAGACCTGGCTCCATGCTGTTATTTCCCATTGGGAGGGCATCTGGTGCAACATTTCGCACTGTCCCGTGGAGAGTCCCGTAGTTGGGATAGGGACAAGCTGAAACCTGCATCTGCACTTTTTGCCCAGGTTCTACTTTGTCTATATCTTGAGGGGGGACAAATGCTTTGATCACGATGGGAGCATTGACGGGTGCAATTTGAGCAATAGCTTGACTTGGTTGTACTACTTGTCCAGGATTACGCAGATTTAATTGCAACAGTGTACCTGCAATTGGCGCTCGAATTACAGTTTGATTCAGGTCAGTTTCTACCTGTTGTAGTTCTTTGCGCGTCCGCATAGTTTGTTTTTCTAGTTCTAGACGCTGTTGAAATAGGGTTTCTCTTTCTCTGTTCAAGGCGGATAAAGTAGATTTACCACTGGCTTGTTCTTGTTTAATCCGTTCAGAGGCTATGGTTATAGCTGCATTATGAGGATTGATACTGTTTTGAGCTTTTTCTAGTTTTATTTGGGCAATTTTTAAGGCTTGTTCTTTTTCTGACATCAAGTCTTTAGCGTTGGCTTTGGCTTGTTCTAGTTTGGCTTGGGCTGATTTTACCTCCTGTTGTTTTTCTTCCAATAAATTGCGCGAAATTGCTCCTGATGCCACTACTGATTGTAAGCGATCGCGTTGCTTTTTTGCTAAATTTAAGGCTAGTTCGGCTTCTTGTACTGTGGCAGTTAATAAGTTATTCTGTTGTAGGCGATCGCGTTGTATTTTCGCTAAATTCCAAGTAGCTTCGGCTTCTGTTAAATCAGCCATCGTTGTCTTTTGCTGGTCTTCATAGTTGCGCTGACTCGCACTGAGTTCGGCTTGTGCGGCAATAATTGTGCGGTTAAGTAAGGTGGTTTGAGCCGCAATCTGAGTGGCAATTTCAGCAATTTGAGCATCAATTTGGCGCAGTTGTAATTGACTCTGCTCAATACTATTTTCTAGTTGGCTTTTTTGATTTTGCAGGCGAGAATCATCAATGTAAGCAATGGGTTCTCCTTGTTTGACTACTTGATTTTCTTGCACATCTATTTTCTGCACTGTTCCCATAACAGCAGATTGAACTATTCCCAGTTCCCCTTCTGGTCGAATACTTGCAGGAACTTTGACTGTGATATTGTAGTTAAACACAGAGGTGAGACCAGCGGCCGCCATAAAAGTAATTAGCAGCACTCCTGCGCCGATATTTGTCCATTTACTGATGCGGGGAAGAAACTCGTGAGGTTCAACTAAATTGAGTTCGTCTGGAGTCGGTTCGTTAAACCTATTCCAAAAATGATTGTCTTCTTGGGGAAAGGATCTCACTGTACTCTACCTTGGGTTAGATTTGGATAATAGATTTCTGTCCGATATAGACGCTTCTGCGGCTTCTTGTAACGCCCATCAAACTCACAGTTGTTAAATATAATTAGGCAAAAAAGTGAAACTGTAACATATGCTGCTAACGGTAGCCAATATCATGGTTTATGATGTTGTATAATTAGAAATGGGGATAAAGAAAGGAATAAGCTATGCACGCCAATCACCTTTCTTATGTATCTCACGTGGATAACGCGTAGAAACAACAGAGGAGAATGCTCAAACTCTCTCAAAGACCTCACTTACGTTGAGCGAGTCATAACTATCTCCTCTCCCCCTTTTCTTGGGATAATTTAGCAGGTTTACGTGGAAACAACGCCGAAAAGTTTTATATTCCAGGACAATCACGGCTAAGTTATCAACTTGACATCTTGATGTTGTGAAATTTGCTAATCTGTGTTCAATTGATTCAGTTCTTCAAAGTTGGCAAGAGCCGGAAATTCTGTAGGTTCACTAGATAAAAAACTTGTGGCGTTAGAATTTACATCAGCTTGCTGAGTATTTGATGCAGAAGAGTTTCCTTCTGGACTATTGTCACTTGTGTTTCTCCTGGTTGCAGATCCTTGAGCGAAATTGTTATCTTGCAATTGATAGTTAATACCACCAACCAGGAACTCTTGCTGTCTATCGGACAATTCTGACTCTGCAAACCAATCCGATGTGATCATTTGATGTGACATAATTATTAGCCTCACTGACACAATCAACTCCAATCTGATTTGGTATAATTGTTAGTCTTATTTACATAATTCTTAAATAAAGGATTCCAGAAGCTGATTTGTGGATAGTTTATCCTGAGTATTCAGCCAAATCATCCAGTTGTGCAAACATTAATTACACACAGAAAGCTCTGGAATCCATTTTTGTGGAAGTGTTGAGTAACCAGATACTCAGTGCTACCTGGAGACAATAAACACAGTTATCTGTGCAATCATCAATTATTCAAGATAGCAATTGCAGATTTATCTAGCACTTTGTCAAAGTAGTTTTGATAGTTTGCTTAGGGTTCACCAAAAAATAAATTACCCAATTTTGTGGGAGAAGGCAAGGACTGCCCGTCCTTCATGATTAGCGGGCAAGATGCCCGCACCACAAGAAAGTTTTGGGTATTTTATTAATTGCAAGTCCCTTATCCATCAATTTCAACTTGACAAATTACTCAATCTCGTTATCCTTCAGTAGCAGCTGTGCCGTTGAGAACTGGCGCAGCGCCCAAAGCATCAACGTCAGGAACTTGCTCCGCACCAAATACCAATAAATCTTGTGCCGCAGTGTTAGTCGCTGTCAAATCACCTGTGGAGTTGGCAGTGCTACCATTGGGGCCAGAACTGACTGTTCCTGCTAAATTTGCCTGTCTGTTAGCGAAATTGCTCCCTGCTAGGTCAAAGTCAACACCGCCAGCTACGAGTTCTTGTTGCTCGTCGGATAACGCAACACACAATTCTGATACAATATGCTCTGTCATGATTGTTAGCCTCATTTACGTAATTCTTCAAAAAAAGATTCCAGATACTAACTTGTTGATGCAGTTTTGGTGATGTATTGTGCCAAAATCAACTGGCAAGAAAATCTGGAATCAAAGCCTACTTTCCACGCCTGAGAAAAGGAAACCCAGAGTGCTTAATTAGAGCGCCAAGGGTGATCTCTGCAATAGTTGAGTTATTGGAGATCACAATTGCATATTTTGGGTAGGGTCAGGAATTCACAATGGCACTGCTGATTCTTTAATCTCCCCAATTCACCATTTCCGATTGAGATATAGGACTCCTATTTGATTTCTGTTGGCGTAGCCTGCGCTTTGCGCTTACAACTCAAAAAGCTGTTTCCCACGGACCACTCCCCCGGTTACTGAGCGCAGTCGAAGTAACTCCCCACGGACCACCTACGCAAGTAAGTATGGCTACGCCACGCAAGCTATCAAAAATCAAAGCGGATTACTATAGGTGAAACGCTTTAATGTCAAAGATCAACTTTCTGGGTTAACTGTAGGGATGGTTCAACAGTTTGGCTGGTTGAGTTGATTAACCTTCAGCAGCACCACCACCACCGCCAGCACCGCCTCCACCGTTAAGAACTGGTGCAGCACCCAAAGCCTCAATGTCAGGAACTTCTGTCGCACCTAATCCCATTAAGTCTTGTGCCGCAGTATTGACGGCGGTAACGTCACCTGTAGAGTTGGCATTACTGCCATCTGGACCGGAATTACTTGTTCCTTGTAAGTTTGCAACTCTGTTATAAAAATTGCTACCAGCCAGTTCAAAGTCTTGACCGCCAGCTAAAAGCTCTTGTTGATCATCAGATAAAGTAACAAGCAATTCTGATGCAAATATTTGATGTGACATGATTGTTAGCCTCACTTACGTACATAGGTTGTTACCACCTAAGAACTTAACTATAAGCACTGTTTGTGAGGAATTCATAAATCCACAGGTAGAAATCAATCTTGTATATTTACTCCTGAAAGTAGATATAAAGTCTAACTTTTTTTTGGCAAACCTCATACTTTGAGAAAATAATTAGACAATATTCCAGGTTTTGCGGCTAGGTCATCTAATAATCGAGTTTTCAATTATCTGCTGAGTCCATCCCTTCACCGTAATTGCTCAAAATTCATGTGGTGAAATGTACAAATTATTTTTATCATTTTCTAAGTGCAGACTTTTGAGCGAAGATTTAATCATCCACAGATAAACACAGATAAATGCTTAGTTTAGGGTTATGGGGAATGGTGCAAGAAGATTTCAATTAATACAAATGCTAGGCTTGCACTGCCTAAAGGTACTGTTAAGTTATCTATACCTAAGAATGAAATGGCTTCTAAGCTCGTAGCTGCTAAAGCGATCGCCAATGATACTACCCAAGTTTGCCAGACGTTACCTTCTACACTCAGTAAAATTCCACTACTGATGATAAAACTCACTAAAGCCATTGTCAAGGAGCCTTCCCAGCTTTTTTGCGCTCCCAAGACTTGATACTTGTGTTTACCAAAGCGTTGCCCAATCAATGCTGCTAACCCATCGCCCCAAGCCATTACCATGATGCCGATGGCTGCATATTGGGGCTGTTCTATGTGCCAAAACCAAGCTACTAAAATGCCCATGCTGACAGCATAAAAGAAGGTTCCTAAACTTTGCCTACCCACGCTATTAATACCGGGAAGCAGGGGAAATCGGTATGATAATAAAGTGATGGCACTGGCGACAATGGAGGCTGTAATGCCTAAACTGGCGGGAACATCGAGCCACCAAGCCAGCATGATTACATTCCCAGTGCCAATGTGAACTATTTTCCTGACTATTTCTGGTTCGCCCTTAGCAAAGCGATATACCACCCAAGCGATTAGGAGGATGAGTGACACCCAAACTGCAACTACGGTAATTTGTAGCCACAAAGGTGGAGTAGAGGTGAAATCGATAGCTGGAGATAACAAAGAAACTACAAGATAGGAATTTTTTACGTTTATTACTAATCTATAAGATTTAGGCGATCGCGATGAAACTATTATTCATTTGGTTGATTAAAGGTTACAGAATGTTTATTTCGCCCCTGTTTCCCCCGACTTGTCGCTTTCAACCCACTTGTTCAATGTATGCTATTGAAGCTATTGAGCGATTTGGCATCTGGCGCGGTGGCTGGATGGCGACTCGGCGGATTTTGCGTTGTCATCCCTTCCATCCTGGTGGATATGATCCAGTTCCAGAGGTAAAACACAATTGCTGCGATCAGCATCTGTCCGATTCTGGGAAACAGACCACAGAAGACCATCACAAAGGCTCGTAGTGAGGACTTTAGTCCTCTCCATACTCATGACTGCCACTTATAAAGTATATTCATATACTTTCACTATCCCTGAACTCTGGGTAAAATAATTTTAAATTCTCCTTTGTTGAGAGTCGCAAAATAAAGTTCCACCTCAATTAGATACAGGACTTACGCAAAATCATGAAAAAACGAACCACATTCGCGTAGCGTCTCCCCTTCTCCCAAAGGGAGAGGCTAGCGCCAAGGGAGAAGAACGCGTTGGCGCTAGCCTCTCCCTTTGGCCCAAAGGGAGAGGCTAGCGCCAAGGGAGAAGGAC
The window above is part of the Nodularia spumigena CCY9414 genome. Proteins encoded here:
- a CDS encoding diacylglycerol/polyprenol kinase family protein codes for the protein MLSPAIDFTSTPPLWLQITVVAVWVSLILLIAWVVYRFAKGEPEIVRKIVHIGTGNVIMLAWWLDVPASLGITASIVASAITLLSYRFPLLPGINSVGRQSLGTFFYAVSMGILVAWFWHIEQPQYAAIGIMVMAWGDGLAALIGQRFGKHKYQVLGAQKSWEGSLTMALVSFIISSGILLSVEGNVWQTWVVSLAIALAATSLEAISFLGIDNLTVPLGSASLAFVLIEIFLHHSP
- a CDS encoding CTB family bacteriocin, coding for MSHQMITSDWFAESELSDRQQEFLVGGINYQLQDNNFAQGSATRRNTSDNSPEGNSSASNTQQADVNSNATSFLSSEPTEFPALANFEELNQLNTD
- a CDS encoding alpha/beta fold hydrolase → MTTSTNTFTSNKTWIWQGFPISYQTQGTNGPAVVLVHGFGASWWHWRKNIPMLAENCRVYAIDLIGFGGSAKPQPQKEINYTLETWGEQLADFCREVVGEPAFLVGNSIGCIVVLQAAVSNPDMALGVALLNCSLRLLHDRKRETLPWSRRFGAPILQKILSIKPVGQFFFNQVAKPKTVRKILLQAYANAEIVTDELVDILTAPAKDPGAVAVFLAFTSYSTGPLAEDLLPLLSCPAIILWGTADPWEPVDLGRELANYPQVQKFIPLEGVGHCPQDEAPELVNPILLDWIGDRYASNH
- a CDS encoding peptidase domain-containing ABC transporter; this translates as MFGLIKLQKNYPCVSQLSEEDCGAACLATISKHYGRFLSINRSRESVGTGQLGTTLLGLKRGSENLGFNARAVKASPEIIDRIKEVQLPAIIHWQGHHWVVLYNQQGKKYVIADPSVGIRYVDRKELTAAWNGVMLLLEPDPDRFFDQPQDKPMGGFGRFLKRILPYRGLLTQVLMMNIALGVLALGSPVLIQILTDDVLVRGDVQLLTVVVAAVVVMTLFSSTLQLLQSTMIAHFGQRLQLGLVLEFGRKMLQLPLNYYEARRSGEITSRLRDINHINQLVSQIVVLLPSKFFIAVISLGLMLFYSWKLTLAVILVGALMTLSTLPFLPILQQKTRSLLVLGAENQGVLVETFKGAQVLKTTNAGPQFWEEFQSRFGRLANLTFSTVQIGIINSTLSRLLSSIGAVALLGLGSILVIQGELSIGQMLAFNVLQVNVLSLINSLVGLVDEYFRSQTAVSRLLEVIDATPEVVGGSQKPVAQISGSADIHCSHLTFHHPGRVDLLEDFSLKLPGGQAIALIGKSGCGKSTLAKLLAGLYQPNSGNIRIGSFNLDDIALDCLRQQIVYVPQEPHFWSRSILENFRLGTPYISFEEIVKACEIADADSFISQLPSKYQTVLGEFGANLSGGQRQRLAIARGILTNPPVLILDEATAGLDPVSEASVLDAILDYRKGKTTVLITHRPSVVKRADWIVMLETGEVQLEGTPETFLAEKGEHQKFLSL
- the yidD gene encoding membrane protein insertion efficiency factor YidD codes for the protein MKLLFIWLIKGYRMFISPLFPPTCRFQPTCSMYAIEAIERFGIWRGGWMATRRILRCHPFHPGGYDPVPEVKHNCCDQHLSDSGKQTTEDHHKGS
- a CDS encoding HlyD family secretion protein, whose amino-acid sequence is MRSFPQEDNHFWNRFNEPTPDELNLVEPHEFLPRISKWTNIGAGVLLITFMAAAGLTSVFNYNITVKVPASIRPEGELGIVQSAVMGTVQKIDVQENQVVKQGEPIAYIDDSRLQNQKSQLENSIEQSQLQLRQIDAQIAEIATQIAAQTTLLNRTIIAAQAELSASQRNYEDQQKTTMADLTEAEATWNLAKIQRDRLQQNNLLTATVQEAELALNLAKKQRDRLQSVVASGAISRNLLEEKQQEVKSAQAKLEQAKANAKDLMSEKEQALKIAQIKLEKAQNSINPHNAAITIASERIKQEQASGKSTLSALNRERETLFQQRLELEKQTMRTRKELQQVETDLNQTVIRAPIAGTLLQLNLRNPGQVVQPSQAIAQIAPVNAPIVIKAFVPPQDIDKVEPGQKVQMQVSACPYPNYGTLHGTVRNVAPDALPMGNNSMEPGLQGATQTVGYETTIEAETTYVGRENHQCHLKPGMKGRADIISRQETVLNFILRKARLITDF
- a CDS encoding CTB family bacteriocin; the protein is MSHQIFASELLVTLSDDQQELLAGGQDFELAGSNFYNRVANLQGTSNSGPDGSNANSTGDVTAVNTAAQDLMGLGATEVPDIEALGAAPVLNGGGGAGGGGGAAEG
- a CDS encoding CTB family bacteriocin, with the translated sequence MTEHIVSELCVALSDEQQELVAGGVDFDLAGSNFANRQANLAGTVSSGPNGSTANSTGDLTATNTAAQDLLVFGAEQVPDVDALGAAPVLNGTAATEG